The Pyrus communis chromosome 2, drPyrComm1.1, whole genome shotgun sequence genome includes a window with the following:
- the LOC137726792 gene encoding cytokinin riboside 5'-monophosphate phosphoribohydrolase LOG5-like: MEEKVLRSRFKRVCVFCGSSTGKRNCYKDAAIELAEEIVSRKLDLVYGGGSIGLMGLVSQAVYHGGGNVLGIMPRTLMCKEITGETVGELRPVADMHQRKAEMARHSDCFIALPGGYGTLEELLEVITWAQLGIHDKPVGLLNVDGYYNYLLTFIDKAVDDGFIKPSQRQIIVSAPSAKELVQKLEEYVPVHDGAIAQARWEVEQQQQQQVVVGFNAGAAAVALQAEIAL; this comes from the exons ATGGAAGAGAAGGTTTTGAGATCAAGATTCAAGAGGGTTTGTGTGTTCTGTGGCAGCAGTACTGGGAAGAGGAACTGCTACAAAGATGCTGCCATTGAACTAGCTGAAGAGATT GTTTCAAGGAAGCTTGACCTTGTATATGGAGGAGGGAGCATTGGGCTGATGGGTCTGGTTTCCCAGGCTGTTTATCATGGTGGAGGGAATGTTCTTGG GATCATGCCAAGAACTCTAATGTGTAAAGAG ATTACAGGTGAAACAGTTGGAGAGTTAAGGCCAGTAGCCGACATGCACCAAAGGAAGGCAGAAATGGCCCGCCATTCTGATTGCTTCATTGCCCTACCAG GTGGCTATGGAACCTTGGAGGAGTTGCTAGAAGTGATCACTTGGGCACAGCTTGGAATCCATGACAAACCA GTTGGTTTGCTGAATGTTGATGGATACTACAACTACCTCCTCACTTTTATTGACAAAGCCGTGGATGACGGCTTTATCAAGCCTTCCCAGCGCCAAATCATAGTCTCTGCCCCCAGTGCCAAAGAACTTGTCCAAAAACTTGAG GAGTATGTGCCAGTGCATGATGGAGCCATAGCCCAAGCAAGGTGGGAGGttgagcagcagcagcagcagcaggtgGTGGTGGGGTTCAATGCAGGTGCCGCAGCTGTTGCTTTGCAGGCAGAGATAGCTTTGTAA